A portion of the Halogeometricum sp. S1BR25-6 genome contains these proteins:
- a CDS encoding amphi-Trp domain-containing protein, with amino-acid sequence MPEETLFKSESTQDRDEIASYLRKVADNLESGKSLSLRAGDQSVTMDPPPRLTFEVKAEREGPTGKPGELSVEFELEWDEDGGDGGSGGSLEIE; translated from the coding sequence ATGCCCGAAGAGACGCTGTTCAAATCCGAGAGCACGCAGGACAGAGACGAAATCGCGTCGTATCTGCGGAAAGTGGCCGATAACCTCGAAAGCGGGAAGTCGCTGAGCCTGCGCGCCGGCGACCAGTCGGTGACGATGGACCCGCCGCCCCGACTGACCTTCGAGGTGAAGGCCGAACGCGAGGGACCGACGGGGAAACCCGGCGAACTGAGCGTGGAGTTCGAGTTGGAGTGGGACGAGGACGGCGGCGACGGCGGGAGCG
- a CDS encoding acc operon protein, which translates to MTVEKSELTIPETADDDEAAAIAAAVAAHLRDRRAAAAAAAASEGEDDSWDGQRWSFAGRLDGVGRRAARVPTGAPRDGWTAAGRTDRF; encoded by the coding sequence ATGACCGTCGAGAAGTCCGAACTCACGATTCCGGAGACGGCCGACGACGACGAGGCGGCGGCCATCGCCGCCGCCGTCGCCGCGCACCTCCGCGACAGGCGGGCGGCCGCCGCGGCCGCCGCGGCGTCGGAGGGCGAGGACGACTCGTGGGACGGCCAGCGCTGGTCGTTCGCCGGCCGGTTGGACGGCGTCGGCCGTCGGGCCGCGCGCGTTCCGACGGGCGCGCCGCGCGACGGGTGGACCGCCGCCGGGCGCACCGACCGATTCTGA
- a CDS encoding acyl-CoA carboxylase subunit beta, whose product MDDRIDELREKRERARKGGGEDRIESQHDKGKMTARERIDYFLDDGTFNEFDQFRTHRNHKFGMEEKQLPGDGVVTGYGEVDGRKTFVFAHDFTVFGGSLGEVFAEKVSKVMDKAVDVGAPVIGLNDSAGARIQEGVQSLGGFGEIFRRNTEASGVVPQISAIMGPCAGGAVYSPAITDFTFMVKDTSHMFITGPDVIKTVTGEEVTFEELGGAMTHASESGVAHFACDSEEQALDQIRLLLSYLPPNNVEDPPRVEPWDDPERADESLNSVVPDQPRKPYDAHDVIDGVLDEGSFFGVHEEFAKNIVVGFARLDGHSVGVVANQPRVNAGTLDIEASEKAARFVRFCDSFNIPIVTFVDVPGFLPGTDQEHGGIIRHGAKLLYAYSEATVPLMTVITRKAYGGAYDVMASKHLGADVNYAWPTAEIAVMGPQGAVNILYSDELDAAEDPDARRDELIEEYREEFANPYTAADRGFLDDVLEPTETRARLVEDLEMLRSKRKSLPDKKHGNIPI is encoded by the coding sequence ATGGACGACCGTATCGACGAACTCCGCGAAAAGCGCGAGCGCGCGCGAAAAGGCGGCGGCGAAGACCGCATCGAGTCCCAGCACGACAAGGGGAAGATGACCGCCCGAGAGCGGATCGACTACTTCCTCGACGACGGGACGTTCAACGAGTTCGACCAGTTCCGAACGCACCGCAACCACAAGTTCGGAATGGAGGAAAAGCAACTGCCCGGCGACGGCGTCGTCACGGGCTACGGCGAAGTCGACGGGCGCAAGACGTTCGTCTTCGCCCACGACTTCACCGTCTTCGGCGGGTCTCTCGGCGAGGTGTTCGCCGAGAAGGTGTCGAAGGTGATGGACAAGGCCGTCGACGTCGGCGCGCCCGTCATCGGCCTCAACGACTCCGCCGGCGCCCGCATCCAGGAGGGCGTCCAGTCGCTCGGCGGGTTCGGCGAGATATTCAGACGGAACACCGAAGCCTCCGGCGTGGTCCCGCAGATTTCGGCCATCATGGGACCGTGCGCCGGCGGCGCCGTCTACTCGCCCGCCATCACCGACTTCACCTTCATGGTGAAAGACACCAGCCACATGTTCATCACCGGCCCGGACGTCATCAAGACGGTCACCGGTGAGGAGGTGACCTTCGAGGAACTCGGCGGCGCGATGACGCACGCCTCAGAGTCGGGCGTGGCGCACTTCGCCTGCGACTCCGAGGAGCAGGCATTGGACCAGATTCGACTCCTGCTGTCGTACCTCCCGCCGAACAACGTGGAGGACCCCCCGCGCGTCGAACCGTGGGACGACCCCGAACGCGCCGACGAGTCGCTCAACTCCGTCGTCCCCGACCAACCCCGAAAGCCCTACGACGCCCACGACGTCATCGACGGTGTCCTCGACGAGGGCTCGTTCTTCGGCGTCCACGAGGAGTTCGCTAAGAACATCGTCGTCGGCTTCGCCCGCCTCGACGGCCACTCCGTCGGCGTCGTCGCCAACCAACCGCGCGTGAACGCCGGAACGCTGGACATCGAAGCCTCCGAGAAGGCGGCGCGCTTCGTGCGCTTCTGTGACTCGTTCAACATCCCCATCGTGACGTTCGTCGACGTGCCCGGGTTCCTGCCCGGCACGGACCAAGAGCACGGCGGCATCATCCGCCACGGCGCGAAACTACTCTACGCCTACTCGGAGGCGACGGTGCCGCTGATGACCGTCATCACGCGGAAGGCCTACGGCGGCGCCTACGACGTGATGGCGTCGAAGCACCTCGGCGCAGACGTCAACTACGCGTGGCCGACGGCCGAAATCGCCGTGATGGGACCGCAGGGCGCGGTGAACATCCTCTACAGCGACGAACTCGACGCCGCGGAGGACCCCGACGCCCGCCGGGACGAACTCATCGAGGAGTACCGCGAGGAGTTCGCCAACCCCTACACGGCGGCGGACAGGGGATTCCTCGACGACGTGCTCGAACCGACGGAGACGCGGGCGCGCCTCGTCGAGGACTTGGAGATGCTGCGCTCGAAGCGGAAGTCCCTGCCCGACAAGAAACACGGGAACATCCCGATATGA
- a CDS encoding EamA family transporter, with translation MNVSVSPLVLLLSLGPAVLWGFTPVIEKRALSGGGRPLQASLVVVVVDTLLYSLALLARGTVPFVGLPLETAAVFVAAGVFGTALGRLAIFAGNDRVGASVSSAVVSARPLFATALAVGFLDEPVSLATAAGVLVLVVGLAVLSLAKGGDISGWDTRDLLMPLAAAVTFAIGNVLRRFGLGLGDTTALEAVALNEFAALVALGGYVLVAGRRDVLEAPRRTYGVFAVSGTMTAVALLAMFTALALPEGRVAVVDPLIATAPLFTTVFSYFLLSDLERVTRGIVAGAVLVVAGAALVAV, from the coding sequence GTGAACGTCTCCGTCTCGCCGCTCGTCCTCCTCCTCTCGCTCGGCCCCGCGGTGCTGTGGGGGTTCACCCCCGTCATCGAGAAGCGCGCGCTCTCGGGCGGCGGCCGGCCCCTGCAGGCGTCGCTCGTCGTGGTGGTCGTCGACACCCTCCTGTACTCGCTGGCCCTCCTCGCGCGCGGAACCGTGCCGTTCGTCGGCCTTCCGCTCGAAACCGCCGCGGTGTTCGTCGCCGCCGGCGTCTTCGGCACCGCCCTCGGTCGGTTGGCCATCTTCGCCGGCAACGACCGCGTCGGCGCCAGCGTCTCCAGCGCCGTCGTCAGCGCCCGACCGCTGTTCGCCACCGCCCTCGCCGTCGGGTTCTTGGACGAACCGGTCTCGCTCGCCACGGCCGCGGGCGTCCTCGTCCTCGTCGTCGGCCTTGCGGTGCTCTCCTTGGCGAAGGGCGGCGACATCTCCGGGTGGGACACCCGGGACCTGCTGATGCCGCTCGCCGCCGCCGTCACGTTCGCCATCGGCAACGTCCTCCGCCGGTTCGGTCTCGGACTGGGGGACACCACGGCGCTCGAAGCCGTCGCGCTCAACGAGTTCGCGGCGCTCGTCGCCCTCGGCGGCTACGTCCTCGTCGCCGGCCGCCGCGACGTGCTGGAGGCGCCGCGGCGAACCTACGGCGTCTTCGCCGTCAGCGGGACGATGACCGCCGTCGCGCTGTTGGCGATGTTCACCGCGCTGGCGCTGCCGGAGGGTCGCGTCGCCGTCGTCGACCCCCTCATCGCCACCGCGCCGCTGTTCACGACCGTGTTCTCGTACTTCCTGCTCTCGGACCTCGAACGCGTCACCCGCGGCATCGTCGCCGGGGCGGTGCTGGTCGTGGCGGGCGCGGCGCTGGTGGCGGTGTGA
- a CDS encoding sodium-dependent transporter: protein MARETWATRVGFILAAVGSAVGLGNIWRFPWVTAENGGSAFLAMYLGIVLLVGVPGLLAMFVVGRRAKRNPVGALQQLSGSDRWGLAGGFLVFSSLVLISFYSVVGGWILRYLGESLLGVVAGSAPYFADPGASFGAASVGLDAVAFHLVFLALTAFVVVAGIRRGIEVATKWMMPAIFALLVGLAAWASTQAGAAEAYAFYLRFDTSVIRENFFGLLGPAAGQALFTLSLGVGTMITYASYLDEDRSLPFDGASVAVLNTVVGVLAGLVVFPLLFSLGIEPGETGTGAGALFVGLAGAFAQLPAGALVATAFFAVVALAALSSAISILEISVSFLVDEYDLPRRRAAATVGGLVAVTGSVCALNAGVFGFVAGTLVDILLTIGLAVCLVFVGWVMGRDALVEFRKGAGPVGRAVATPWLFAVGVLLPTFLVFTLLTTFNVDAEIGFWPTVAAAVAVAGAAFAGLRGERSLV, encoded by the coding sequence ATGGCACGAGAGACGTGGGCGACGCGCGTCGGATTCATCCTCGCCGCCGTCGGGAGCGCGGTGGGCCTCGGGAACATCTGGCGGTTCCCGTGGGTGACGGCCGAGAACGGCGGAAGCGCCTTCCTGGCGATGTACCTCGGTATCGTCCTTCTGGTGGGCGTCCCCGGCCTCCTCGCGATGTTCGTCGTCGGGCGGCGCGCCAAGCGCAACCCCGTCGGCGCCCTGCAACAGCTCTCGGGGTCGGACCGCTGGGGCCTCGCGGGCGGCTTTCTCGTCTTCAGCTCGCTGGTGCTCATCTCCTTTTACAGCGTCGTCGGCGGCTGGATACTGCGGTACCTCGGCGAGAGCCTCCTCGGCGTCGTCGCCGGGAGCGCCCCCTACTTCGCGGACCCCGGCGCGTCGTTCGGCGCGGCGTCCGTCGGACTCGACGCCGTCGCGTTCCACCTCGTCTTCCTCGCGCTGACGGCGTTCGTCGTCGTCGCCGGCATCCGGCGGGGCATCGAAGTCGCCACGAAGTGGATGATGCCCGCCATCTTCGCCCTGCTCGTCGGCCTCGCGGCGTGGGCCTCCACGCAGGCCGGCGCCGCCGAGGCGTACGCGTTCTACCTCCGGTTCGACACGAGCGTCATCCGGGAGAACTTCTTCGGCCTGCTCGGCCCCGCGGCGGGGCAGGCGCTGTTCACCCTCTCGCTCGGCGTCGGCACGATGATAACGTACGCCTCCTACCTCGACGAGGACCGCTCGCTGCCGTTCGACGGCGCGAGCGTCGCCGTCCTCAACACCGTCGTCGGCGTCCTCGCGGGTCTGGTCGTCTTCCCGCTCCTGTTCTCGCTCGGCATCGAACCCGGCGAGACGGGTACCGGCGCGGGCGCGCTGTTCGTCGGCCTCGCGGGCGCGTTCGCGCAGCTTCCCGCCGGTGCGCTCGTGGCGACGGCGTTCTTCGCCGTCGTCGCCCTCGCGGCGCTCTCCTCGGCCATCAGCATCCTCGAAATCTCCGTCTCCTTCCTCGTCGACGAGTACGACCTCCCGCGCCGCCGCGCCGCGGCGACTGTCGGCGGCCTCGTCGCCGTCACCGGCTCCGTCTGCGCGCTGAACGCCGGCGTGTTCGGGTTCGTCGCGGGCACCCTCGTCGACATCCTGCTCACCATCGGGCTGGCGGTCTGTCTCGTCTTCGTCGGCTGGGTGATGGGTCGGGACGCGCTCGTCGAGTTCCGGAAGGGCGCCGGCCCCGTCGGCCGCGCCGTCGCGACGCCGTGGCTGTTCGCCGTCGGCGTCCTGCTCCCGACGTTCCTCGTGTTCACCCTCCTGACGACGTTCAACGTCGACGCCGAAATCGGGTTCTGGCCCACCGTCGCCGCCGCCGTCGCCGTCGCCGGCGCCGCCTTCGCGGGCCTGCGCGGCGAGCGCTCGCTCGTCTGA
- a CDS encoding sodium-dependent transporter, which translates to MSERETWATRAGFILAAVGSAVGLGNIWQFPFKTAQFGGATFLVVYLVAAFGIGLPAMLSEFVIGRKSNLNTIGAFERLGYRQWRVVGIIGLLTGFWILSYYSVVGGWVLRYVGGSLTGAYFGDAGAYFGAVSAGLPAVALHAVFMALVVGIVAFGIEDGIEKATKLMVPSILVILVALAVWAFTLPGSGPGYAYFLSPDLSQLRLSVVFTNVFPFVAFSGPLAEIIPFAVSQAFFSLSLGMGAMITYASYIDGDESLFGDSVTIVVFNSLIGILAGLVVIPLLFAQGAEPGAGGAGALFVSVAGAFATIPFGRVVGFVFFLVVLVAALSSAISLLEVVVSYAVDNYAVSRPQVAAGLGAAIFVLGLPSAWDTAWLTWFDNLAYSLLLPLSVLGILVFVGWVFGRPAVDELLRGTGFGGGIGSLWLWLVRTVVLLGVVLTLVLGLITLFGGPDPAIVPPL; encoded by the coding sequence ATGAGCGAACGAGAGACGTGGGCGACGAGGGCGGGGTTCATCCTCGCCGCCGTCGGAAGCGCCGTCGGCCTCGGGAACATCTGGCAGTTCCCGTTCAAAACGGCGCAGTTCGGCGGCGCGACGTTCCTCGTCGTCTACCTCGTGGCGGCGTTCGGTATCGGGCTTCCGGCGATGCTCTCGGAGTTCGTCATCGGCCGGAAGAGCAACCTCAACACCATCGGCGCGTTCGAGCGACTCGGCTACCGCCAGTGGCGCGTCGTCGGCATCATCGGTCTGCTGACGGGCTTTTGGATCCTCTCGTACTACAGCGTCGTCGGCGGGTGGGTGCTCCGTTACGTCGGCGGTAGCCTCACCGGTGCGTACTTCGGCGACGCCGGCGCGTACTTCGGCGCCGTCTCCGCCGGCCTCCCGGCCGTCGCCCTGCACGCCGTCTTCATGGCCCTGGTCGTCGGCATCGTCGCCTTCGGCATCGAGGACGGCATCGAGAAGGCGACGAAGCTGATGGTGCCGAGCATCCTCGTCATCCTCGTCGCCCTCGCCGTCTGGGCGTTCACGCTCCCCGGGTCCGGTCCCGGCTACGCCTACTTCCTCTCGCCCGACCTGAGCCAACTCCGCCTGTCGGTGGTCTTCACGAACGTCTTCCCGTTCGTCGCCTTCAGCGGCCCCCTCGCCGAAATCATCCCGTTCGCCGTCTCGCAGGCGTTCTTCTCGCTGTCGCTCGGAATGGGCGCGATGATAACCTACGCCTCCTACATCGACGGCGACGAGAGCCTGTTCGGCGACAGCGTCACCATCGTCGTCTTCAACAGTCTCATCGGCATCCTCGCGGGTCTGGTCGTCATCCCCCTCCTGTTCGCGCAGGGGGCCGAACCCGGCGCCGGCGGGGCCGGCGCCCTGTTCGTCAGCGTCGCCGGCGCGTTCGCGACCATCCCGTTTGGCCGCGTCGTCGGCTTCGTCTTCTTCCTCGTCGTGCTCGTGGCCGCCCTGTCGTCGGCCATCAGCCTGCTCGAAGTCGTCGTCTCCTACGCCGTCGACAACTACGCCGTCTCCCGTCCGCAGGTGGCCGCCGGCCTCGGCGCCGCCATCTTCGTCCTCGGCCTCCCCTCGGCGTGGGACACGGCGTGGCTGACGTGGTTCGACAACCTCGCCTACTCGCTGCTGCTCCCCCTCTCGGTGCTCGGCATCCTCGTCTTCGTCGGCTGGGTGTTCGGCCGCCCGGCCGTCGACGAACTCCTCCGCGGCACCGGCTTCGGCGGCGGAATCGGCTCGCTGTGGCTGTGGCTGGTCCGCACCGTCGTCCTCCTCGGCGTCGTCCTCACGCTGGTGCTCGGCCTCATCACGCTGTTCGGCGGCCCCGACCCGGCCATCGTCCCGCCGCTCTGA
- a CDS encoding DoxX family protein, with protein sequence MADDSETTTDATRSLSTLGRVLFGLGLALQASEDFRDMEGNIEYAESAGVPMPELAAPFASGMMFTSGLLLAAWRLPRLATGAVVTFLAVVTTTMHDFWNEEGDASGERLAFFGNLAMFGAALVYLREAYR encoded by the coding sequence ATGGCAGACGACTCCGAGACGACCACCGACGCGACGCGTTCCCTGTCGACGCTCGGCCGCGTGCTGTTCGGCCTCGGTCTGGCGCTGCAGGCCTCCGAGGACTTCCGAGACATGGAGGGGAACATAGAGTACGCCGAGTCCGCGGGCGTGCCGATGCCCGAACTGGCCGCACCGTTCGCCTCCGGGATGATGTTCACGAGCGGACTGCTCCTCGCCGCCTGGCGGCTTCCCCGCCTCGCCACCGGGGCCGTCGTCACCTTCCTCGCGGTGGTGACGACGACGATGCACGACTTCTGGAACGAGGAGGGCGACGCCAGCGGCGAGCGTCTCGCCTTCTTCGGCAATCTGGCGATGTTCGGCGCGGCGCTGGTGTACCTCCGCGAGGCGTACCGCTGA
- a CDS encoding NADPH:quinone reductase has translation MRAVRFHEHGGPDVLAVDDVAEPEPGHGEVVVEVGAAGVNPVDTYFREGAYPVPSLPFVPGSDLAGTVVDVGDGVERFSLGDRVFGTGLGNGRPGTYAEQVAAPVDSLAHLSDDAELTDAAALALVGTTAWRALVHHAGVEPAETVLVHGGSGGVGHVAVQLARTMGARVVATASPDHHDALRNLGADPVFDYRRDDLQSMISEAGAPDVVLDTHMDRYLQLNADVAADGARIVGVGNDTAEGGFDDIGATKSKELRYQFMSMFNTPYPSDVLARLNELLVRGDVEPVVHDTYALEAAADAQRAVLNDSFVGKLVLVP, from the coding sequence ATGCGCGCAGTCAGATTCCACGAGCACGGAGGCCCGGACGTACTGGCCGTCGACGACGTAGCCGAACCCGAACCGGGACACGGAGAGGTCGTCGTCGAGGTCGGCGCGGCCGGCGTCAACCCGGTGGACACGTACTTCCGCGAGGGGGCGTATCCGGTTCCGAGTCTCCCGTTCGTCCCCGGGTCCGACCTCGCAGGGACCGTCGTCGACGTCGGCGACGGCGTCGAGCGATTCTCCCTCGGCGACCGGGTGTTCGGCACGGGCCTCGGCAACGGCCGGCCGGGCACCTACGCGGAACAGGTGGCGGCGCCCGTCGACTCGCTCGCCCATCTCTCGGACGACGCGGAGTTGACCGACGCGGCCGCACTCGCTCTCGTCGGCACGACGGCGTGGCGCGCCCTCGTCCACCACGCGGGCGTCGAACCCGCCGAGACGGTGTTAGTCCACGGCGGGAGCGGCGGCGTCGGGCACGTCGCCGTCCAACTGGCGCGGACGATGGGGGCGCGCGTCGTCGCCACGGCCTCTCCCGACCACCACGACGCCCTGCGGAACCTCGGCGCCGACCCCGTCTTCGACTACCGTCGGGACGACCTCCAGTCCATGATTTCGGAGGCGGGCGCCCCGGACGTCGTCCTCGACACCCACATGGACCGCTACCTCCAACTGAACGCGGACGTCGCCGCCGACGGCGCCCGCATCGTCGGCGTCGGCAACGACACCGCCGAGGGCGGGTTCGACGACATCGGCGCCACGAAGTCGAAGGAACTGCGCTATCAGTTCATGTCGATGTTCAACACGCCGTATCCGAGCGACGTGCTCGCGCGCCTCAACGAACTCCTCGTCCGCGGCGACGTCGAACCGGTCGTCCACGACACCTACGCCCTTGAAGCGGCCGCCGACGCCCAACGGGCCGTCCTCAACGACAGTTTCGTCGGCAAACTCGTGCTCGTCCCCTGA
- a CDS encoding SDR family NAD(P)-dependent oxidoreductase: MGVIDRFRLDGETAIVTGGNRGIGRAIAQALGEAGADVVVANRNADSGAVAAEEIADSTGAETLAVPVDVADEDSVRSMVNATLEAFGDVDVLVNNAGIVVHEGIEDMTLDEWNRVVETNLTGVFLCSKYAGEPMRAGDGGSIVSVSSMSAFIANYPQRQVAYNASKGGVESFTRQLASEWAEYDVRVNTVAPGYIRTDNTDQADAVDPDIDEVWKGEMLMEEIAPPEDVAPTVVYLASDAARYVTGASVVVDGGYMVR; the protein is encoded by the coding sequence ATGGGAGTTATCGACCGATTCAGACTCGACGGCGAGACGGCCATCGTGACCGGCGGCAACCGCGGCATCGGCCGCGCCATCGCGCAGGCGTTGGGGGAGGCGGGCGCCGACGTGGTCGTGGCGAACCGGAACGCCGACTCGGGGGCCGTCGCCGCCGAGGAGATAGCCGACTCGACGGGCGCGGAGACGCTCGCCGTCCCCGTCGACGTGGCCGACGAGGACTCGGTGCGGTCGATGGTGAACGCGACCTTGGAGGCGTTCGGCGACGTCGACGTGCTGGTGAACAACGCCGGCATCGTCGTCCACGAGGGCATCGAGGACATGACCCTCGACGAGTGGAACCGAGTCGTGGAGACGAACCTCACGGGCGTGTTCCTCTGCTCGAAGTACGCGGGCGAACCGATGCGCGCCGGCGACGGCGGGTCCATCGTCAGCGTCTCCTCGATGTCGGCGTTCATCGCCAACTACCCCCAGCGACAGGTCGCCTACAACGCTTCGAAAGGTGGTGTCGAGTCCTTCACCCGACAGCTAGCCTCCGAGTGGGCCGAATACGACGTGCGCGTGAACACCGTCGCGCCGGGCTACATACGGACGGACAACACCGACCAGGCCGACGCCGTCGACCCCGACATCGACGAGGTGTGGAAGGGGGAGATGCTGATGGAGGAAATCGCGCCGCCGGAGGACGTCGCGCCCACCGTGGTCTACCTCGCCAGCGACGCCGCCCGGTACGTCACCGGCGCGTCCGTCGTCGTCGACGGCGGGTACATGGTCCGCTGA
- a CDS encoding alcohol dehydrogenase catalytic domain-containing protein has product MRAAAFAELTGPDGVEMVDREDPDPGPGEAVVDVDACSINRHDLWILDGDSAMVDADDLPFVSGLDVAGTVRAVADGVTAVDPGDRVVLCPNETCGTCRFCREGPENLCENFSLYHGGLAERARVRADRLVTLPDSVESTTAAALPTAYMTAYHMLRKADVGANDLVFVPGATGGVGVAAVQLADALGARSVGTSSSASKLDRMTELGLDHAVEGTDPDELREAVEDVGPADAVVNHLGGEYTQLGLDTLRRGGRMAVCGRTAGRYSEIDIPQLFLQHNEVLGSTMGTQTELERLVGLVADGELVPEIDETYPLEETGEAFRAMEERESVGKLVVTNDSA; this is encoded by the coding sequence ATGCGCGCCGCAGCATTCGCCGAACTCACCGGACCGGACGGCGTCGAGATGGTCGATCGCGAGGACCCTGACCCGGGGCCGGGCGAGGCCGTCGTCGACGTGGACGCCTGTTCCATCAACCGCCACGACCTCTGGATTCTCGACGGCGACTCCGCGATGGTCGACGCCGACGACCTGCCGTTCGTCAGCGGTCTCGACGTGGCGGGGACGGTGCGCGCCGTCGCCGACGGCGTGACCGCCGTCGACCCCGGCGACCGAGTCGTCCTCTGCCCGAACGAGACCTGCGGGACGTGTCGCTTCTGCCGCGAGGGACCGGAGAACCTCTGCGAGAACTTCTCGCTCTACCACGGCGGCCTCGCCGAACGGGCGCGCGTGCGGGCGGACAGACTCGTCACCCTGCCCGATTCGGTCGAGTCGACGACGGCCGCCGCCCTCCCCACCGCGTACATGACCGCCTACCACATGCTCCGGAAGGCCGACGTGGGGGCGAACGACCTCGTGTTCGTTCCGGGCGCGACGGGCGGCGTCGGCGTCGCAGCCGTCCAACTCGCCGACGCCCTCGGCGCGCGGAGCGTCGGCACCTCCTCCTCGGCGTCGAAACTCGACCGGATGACCGAGTTGGGTCTCGACCACGCCGTCGAGGGTACCGACCCCGACGAACTGCGCGAGGCCGTCGAGGACGTGGGACCGGCCGACGCCGTCGTCAACCATCTCGGCGGCGAGTACACCCAACTCGGCCTCGATACCCTCCGCCGCGGCGGCCGGATGGCCGTCTGCGGGCGGACGGCGGGGCGCTACTCCGAGATAGACATCCCGCAGTTGTTCCTACAGCACAACGAGGTGCTGGGGAGCACGATGGGCACGCAGACGGAGTTGGAGCGACTGGTCGGCCTCGTCGCCGACGGCGAGTTGGTCCCGGAGATAGACGAGACCTACCCGTTAGAAGAGACGGGCGAGGCGTTCCGCGCGATGGAGGAACGAGAGAGCGTCGGGAAACTCGTCGTGACGAACGATTCCGCGTGA
- a CDS encoding carbohydrate kinase family protein, which produces MDYAGLARRLREDQSRGEVTVFPDGSVDTFYEVRDNGGDRIDSRVEFGERIIDDADSFAVDRAEQKPGGQAVNTARQTHALGDETRLFGHLDDPVFDGLDFETASMGAPASVSVYEFDDGDLMFAEGSEEMPDWSFSDLRAVAGDAFEGRLTADAVCCVNWVSFDSMTDALDRLASRGFDGGLFVLDPGDLTGVRADPITRLCDALGDLEATYDVVLSANGDEIAHLLRVLSVGETDDSSDLADLRERVGIAGVVRHGKSEAAAATADGRLTVPNVEADGKRRQTGSGDRFTGGLAHGLAAGWEWENALGLGNLCASYHVETGETGTGESLAEYADQA; this is translated from the coding sequence ATGGACTACGCCGGACTCGCGAGGAGGCTCAGAGAGGACCAGTCCCGCGGCGAGGTGACGGTGTTCCCGGACGGCAGCGTCGACACGTTCTACGAGGTGCGCGACAACGGGGGCGACAGAATCGACTCGCGCGTCGAGTTCGGCGAGCGAATCATCGACGACGCGGACTCCTTCGCGGTCGACCGCGCGGAGCAGAAACCCGGCGGGCAGGCGGTCAACACCGCCCGACAGACGCACGCGCTCGGCGACGAGACGAGGCTGTTCGGCCACCTCGACGACCCGGTGTTCGACGGCCTCGACTTCGAGACGGCGTCGATGGGCGCCCCGGCGTCGGTGTCCGTCTACGAGTTCGACGACGGCGACCTGATGTTCGCCGAGGGGTCGGAAGAGATGCCCGATTGGTCGTTCTCGGACCTGAGAGCGGTCGCGGGCGACGCCTTCGAGGGCCGTCTCACCGCCGACGCGGTCTGTTGCGTGAACTGGGTTTCGTTCGACTCGATGACGGACGCGCTCGACCGACTCGCCTCCCGCGGCTTCGACGGCGGCCTGTTCGTCCTCGACCCCGGCGACCTGACGGGCGTCCGAGCGGACCCGATAACTCGACTCTGCGATGCGCTCGGCGACCTCGAAGCAACGTACGACGTCGTCCTCAGCGCGAACGGCGACGAAATCGCGCACCTCCTGCGGGTGCTCTCCGTCGGGGAGACGGACGACAGTTCGGACCTCGCGGATCTCCGAGAGCGGGTCGGAATCGCCGGCGTCGTCCGCCACGGGAAGTCGGAGGCGGCCGCCGCGACGGCCGACGGTCGACTCACGGTTCCGAACGTCGAGGCGGACGGGAAGAGGCGACAGACCGGGTCGGGCGACCGCTTCACCGGCGGCCTCGCTCACGGCCTCGCCGCGGGGTGGGAGTGGGAGAACGCGCTCGGACTGGGCAACCTCTGCGCGTCCTACCACGTCGAAACCGGCGAGACGGGTACGGGGGAGTCCCTCGCCGAGTACGCCGACCAAGCCTGA